In Rhodamnia argentea isolate NSW1041297 chromosome 5, ASM2092103v1, whole genome shotgun sequence, the DNA window aaccaatcatttttcggaaaatatttttcaaatcttaaatttttcgcgaaacaaatgcaccctaaattTGTCGACAAGTCACTCTCTGATGTTGTTTGCATTTTAGCGCTTAATATGATTTGTCGAATTACCCCGATACATGTGGTCACCTCTTGCACGGCGTGATTTTGCTTGTGGTATTGTGGAGAATCTTGGCCAGTCCAACAAATCATTGTGCATCCTTATTTCTTGTTACCCAAATATTGCTAGCATAGTTAAGTTCCCTTATCCATAAtatctggttcgtagaaatacaGGATTCTCTCACGTTTTTGTTGAGTTTCTAATCGacccacaaaaataaattagtggcTACTCCAAAATAAAACTGATTTGCATATTAAGAACTTGAACAAAAGTTGCAAGTTCGTAAGAGCTTAGAAAAGCTTGAGCTATGTTTAGGCTTAGTAATCCATAAACAACACCTAGGTGGTTCACCCGAAGGGTAGGTCGCGATACTTTCCTATTGGTGGTTCACGTTTGGGAAGGTCGCGACGATAGAGAATGCTGAAATAttctaaatgtttttttttttcatgttatgcTTGTTTAAGGAGAAGACTTGCTACTTTTACTCACGCTGGATGTATTAAACTTATGAATGCAAATTCACTGGATCTTTTTTCCTTATGGCGTATATAAAAAATTGTCTGAGAGATCTTGGATTGTCTGAATTTGAATTCCAATGTGATGATGTATTCAAGGCGTATAGTTTAGTTGCCTTGCATATTTCTTGAGAGTATAAAAATCTGCACATACAAACGGGGCCACGTGTTCATTTGAGTCCCGTCCTCTCAAGAGAACACGAGACATGTTTGGTAAAGAAGCTCCACATGACATGTCCTCTGAAGCAagccatgtgagagagagaactaAGTGGTGGCTTTTTGGATCTCCTTGGGAACGAAAGGTGTTTCCGTTTTGCCCGATACATTTCGGGCAATGTGGATAGCAATAATGTGTGAATATGGTGCTCAGTTTCTTTAGAGTGAGTTTGGCGATGATTCTGTtcagaattaattttttctgatcatATTCTCTAGGtgaattttagagaatcagcacgcgtttggtaatcgcacaaaatttctgttctttggaagaattctcttcctaattttttaattcaagtcaaataattatgtctTGTCACTATAACGTCAACCTATATAACATCcattattaatatatttatttcgtggagcatgaagacatatgcaAGATCCTTTAGAAAGAACATATGCTTAATAGGTAGTTTGcacttaaaatttttcaatgaatttaTAGTTAAATTAGCTTATGAAAGAAGTTTGAATAATCCCTAGACTGCTCCATGATGGTGTTGATCATGTAGAGACGGAttgaacataagctcaatggTACTGCTCCAcgaaatttgcacttaaattactTGTTATGATAAATATAAATGTTGCaaagtatttgaaaaataaaattacaagaTTTGAAAACACAAAGTCATCGAATTGAATAATGTAgatgtgtcaaatgggtgggtcgggttcGGGTCGGGTTGAATATGGTTCGACCCATATTGGCCCACttaacccgttttgatccatttttatgCAGTACAAATCTAACGACTCATACCCGATCCAAACCATACCCGACACGACCCTACCCCTATGATTTAAActcttctatatttaaccaaattatgaaatatttatttcttataatttgttaagaaaaatgatattgctaaaatactttcatgcaatacaaatctagtgaaatttttaatttgtttcaaaatgttaattttttttgaaatttttttatcttttgtaaaaacaataattatttttttaaaagtattctttattttaattttattttctattttcttgtgCTTTTTCTTCGGCAGCGGAGGCGGATTGCAGCGGACGGTGATTGTCGGGGCATATGGCGGCATCATATGGCGACATATGGGGGTGGTGGAACTAGCTGGTCGAGCGTTCTTCCTTAATGCTTCGTTGTTTTGGGTCGAGGAAATAAAATGAGAGCCTTCCTGAGCCTCTTACTATGTTAGtcttgtttctaaaaaataattctgGAATAAagagtcattttttttattcttgtctcTGCTTCAAATCTATTCTTGAGAACAAAATCAGAgaatttgagaatcaaaatcattcatgttaccaaacaaatttatcacattttTCTGTTTAgggaaataaaatcagaaaataagaaTCATTATCAAACAGGCCCTTAGTTTCTCATAGCTTTCTAGCATATTTAGGATGTAAGTTGATTTCCAACAAGGTTCCGTTATGGACTCACTTAGAGCCTGCCAGCTCTCTAGTTGTAGCATTGTCGTGCACATGTGCTTGCCGCGGCGGTGGGGGGTTGAGCATATTTGGCCTCGGCCAAAATTGGACTTTCATGCCCTTCTTGTGATGCATACCAATTACATATCTCTTGCTTTGCACAGACATTTATAGAGATGCATACTTTCTGGCTATGTTGCACTGGCATGACATGCGACACGAGACACGACACGGCACACGTAGacacataatttttcaaaaaaatagagaatttcgacacgttgggacacgttatttattaaatatatgttttttatatatgcatgataaattatcatagatatataaaaatattggcggtgagtttcttcttcgtCTATTAGGGATTCATTAGGTTTTTTTGGATTGGtttggtatattaattttggagtggttggatatatgacttaagtaaacatatatatatatttatagatTTGCATgttgatccctaatttattgagaatgcttaaaattaatccCGTACATGTCGAAATAGTGTGTTGGGATGCTGGACTCTCATGTTGCTAGCATattgtcgaatatctaaattcgatcctatcaacgatgcaagaaagtaatggaaattcgcacaacacaagaatttacgtggttcggcagcggagatgttccgcctacctacgtccacggggagatgagatctgtttcactaataacgtagaaaagtgtacagctgctctttctcacaccctctctattatagagacctgtttcgccctaaacatatatagcgaaaccctacatgacacaaattacaaaattgcccacatagcctaaaatatttaattttcccatagaaatccttctataaccgaacataaAACGCCTCACGTGGGCGGCGCCCCTCGCGACCCCCGCGGCCCCCcggacccccgcccgctcaccggggaGCGGGACCCCGTTGCTGTCCGGTCGTagggggcctttcggaaccgcctcataatctcttcaATAAAgtaatacaagacatcaacctcaacaatctccaccttggcttggATTACGTAAAGCCACCTgtgaaagaatatgaaatatataGATGTCTTCATCCTCGTACCTCCATAAGAGGTACACTCCCGCACTCATTGAGTGCGTCCCTCACCTTCAACAGCGAGTTATATTAATTGAGCCCAAACAGGACCCAAACTTCTCAATAGTGATCGGCTTGGTAAAACAATCTGCAAGATTGTTATTCGTGTGAATCTTCCTCAAGTGAATGCTGCCATCCGACACAAGCTCCCCGATTTTGTGAAACCTCACATCTATatgctttgttcttgcatgaaacaCTTGATTCTTGGCGAGATGTATGGCACTTTGACTGTCACAATGTAACACCGCACCTGTTTGCTCTAAACCCAACTCACGAACCAACCCAGTCAACTAGAGCCCTTCCTTAGCAGCCTTCTGGAATCGCCATGTACTCTGCCTCTGTAGTAGACAATGCAATTGTGGATTGGAGCATCGCCCTCCATGAGATAAGTCCACCAGCTAATGTAAAGACATATCCTGTAGTAGACCTCCTCCTGTCTAGATCACCAAGAAAGTCCGAATCAACATATCCCGCTAGCTCCTTTGAACCTCTGTCGCTACCGAACATAATACCCAAATTCCCCGCCGATATCTAAAGATCCACTTGATCGCATTCCAATGCTCCTTCCCTGGATTACTCATGTATCTGCTAACAATACCGATCGCATGAGATAAATCTGGCTTGCTacacaccatagcatacatgaGACTCCCAACTGCGCTAGCATAGGGAACTCGAGACATCTCCTCAATCTCCTCATGTTTTGTGGGGCATTGCTTTCGTGATAACTAAGTGGCTAGCTAATGGTGTCCTCACTTCGGTTTAGCCTTATTCATGTTGAAACGCTCAAGCACCTTTTCAACATACCTCTTTGAGATACCCAGAGTTTACCCGCACTTCTATCTCTATGAATTTCCATACCAAGGATCCTCTTAGCAgcaccaagatccttcatctcaaactcattaTTTAATAAGGACTTTAAAGAGACAATATCATGCATATCCTTAGCAACAATgagcatgtcatcaacataaagcatCAAAAGAATAATCGAATTATCATCCGACACTTTAAAATAAACACAGCAATCATACTCACTTCTCGAATAGCCAATTTTCACCATAAAAGAGTCAAAACGCTTGTACCATTGTCTCGGagattgcttaaggccataaAGTGACTTCTTTAGCGGACAAACGTGATCTTCCTTTCCTGGCACTTTGAACCCTTCAGGTTGCTCCATGAAAATCTGTTCCTCTAAGTCtccgtgaagaaacgccgtcttcacatcaagttgctccagctcaaaatcaaacatggcTACCAAGGCAAGTAGAACCCGAATGGAAGTGTGCTTTACTACTGAAGAGAATATTTCATTATAATCCACCCCTTCCTTCTGTGCATACCCTTTAGCTACAAGTCTAGCCTTGTACCTTACCCGCTCATTCTCAGACACTGCCTCTTTCTTGCAAAAGATCCATTTACACCCAATGATCTTTCGCCCTTTAGGTTTCTCCATAATCTTCCAAGTCCTGTTTTTCCGTAAGGATTCCATTTCTTCCATCATAGCCGACATCCATTTATCACTATCAGCATCGGATATCGCTTCCCGATAAGAAGATGGATCACTTGTACCTCTTGTAAGGGCATAAGCAACCATATCCTCAAACCCATATCTCGCAGGTGCTTTGTGAGTACGTTTTCCTCTACCTTCTACGATGGTGTAGGTATCTTCTACCGTCTCCCGTGATTCTGGTGAGTTACTAGATGATTCCCTTCCTTCCGCTATTTTTGGTTCACCCGACTCCACCCGCAAGATCCTTCTTCACCTCGCCATCCGCATGTGAACCCGTTACTTGCCTTCATCATGTCGGATTCATTAAAGACAACGTCCCGCTAACCACGGTCTTCCGTGCATTTGGATCCCATAGCTTGAATCCTTTCACACCTTTCTCATAGCCAAGAAAGACGCACTGCTTAGACTTTGAATCTAACTTGGAACGATGTCCACTTTGTACATGAACATAGGTTGGACAACCAAATACTCTTAAACGAGAATAGTCAATCGGATTACCCGTCCACACCTCCTCGGGAACTCGCATTCAATGGATGTAGATGGAGACCCGTTAACGAGATAGCATCTTGGATTAACCGCCTCGGAAAATTTTACTCACCGCATTCAACCTCATACTCCGAGCCCTTTCCAAAAGTGTCCTGTTCATCCTCTCGGCCTACACCGTTTTCTTGTGGTGTATCGATGTTGTGAAGTGACGTGTGATCCCTTCACTCTACATAGTTCTAGGAATGGTGTGTACTCGTATTCCCCTCGTTGTCCGTTCTCAAGCACTTTAACTTCTTTCCTCATCGCCTTTCTACTTGACCTTCCACTCTTTGAATTTGGAGAAGACTTCGTTTTTCCGTTTCATGAAGTAGACCCAGACTTTCCTTGAGTAATCGTCAATGAAGGTCACAAAATATTCGGCTCCACCTCTTGATTTGATCGGTGCGGGACCCCATACATCGCTATGTACATAATTAAGTACATCCTTGCTCGTATGCTTTGCGCTTCGGAAACTAACCCTACTCTGTTTCCCGAAAACGGAGTATTTGCGGAAGTTCAATTTGCAGCTTTTGACACCTTTTAACAGCTTCCTTTTATGAAGCTCCATCATGCCCCTTTCACCCATATGCCCTAACCGCATATGCCACGGATGAGTGTCATTTGTATCGGACTATTGTACGATGATGCTCCACTGATACTATGTAGGACTGTATAAACTTTTCAACTCTCCTTTCATGACAACCATAGCTCCCTTGATAACTTTGAGAACTCCACTTTCTGCTGCGTACTTGTAGCCATTCACATCAAGCGCACCCAAAgatatcaaatttttctttagatCTGGAACATGCCTTACATCCACCAAAGTTCTGACTATACCatcaaacattttgattttaataGTCCCTATTCCAATGGTTTTGCAAACCGCATCATTCCCCATTAGAACAGATCCGCCACTATATGATTGGTATGAATCAAACCAATCCCTATTCGGGCACATGTGATAAGAGCATCCGGAATCTAAAATCCATGAATCAACGAACCGATTCTTACTTGATGATATAGAGAGAACATCTCCATCATCGCCGTCCGAGCTATCAGCCACACTTGCTTGATCCGAAGTTTTCTCGTGCTTCTTCAAGTCTTCCTTTCTCTTATAACAGTTTCTTTTCGGATGGCCTTCCTTTTTGCAATAATAACAAGTGAATTTCGTTTTACCCCCTCTTGATTTCGATCGACCCTTATTCCCGGATCCCCACCGGATTGTTCTCCCCCGTCTCTGCTCCTTGACTTTTCCGAAGAGACCTCACCCGTGCCGTAGCACCGTTAACCCTCTTTCTCGTATCATTAGATAATAGGGCAGCAGTGACCTCATCCGTCTCAAGCGTCTCTTTTCCATACAAGAGTGTCGTCACCAGATGATCATAAGATGCCGATAGCGATGATAGCAGTAATAGGGctttgtcttcatcttccattgaaACCTCCGGACTTGCAAGTTTACTCGGAATCTGATTGAACGTGTTAATGTGTTCTAACAGATCCGAGCCTTCCTCCATCTGTAGAGAGTATAActgttttttaagaaaatgtttgtTCGTTAAGGACTTGGTCATGTAGATGCTCTCAAGTTTCGCCCACACCTGCGGAGCCGAATTGAGATCCACCACATACTGCTGAACCTCATCGGATAGGTTCAATCGAATGGCGCTTACCGCCCTTTCCTCCATCTCCGCCCAATCTTCATCACTCGTTTTCGGTTTCTTCCCTTTCCCCACAGATTTCGACAATGCCCCTTGAAATCGAAGATCCATCATTCTTCGTCGCCGTAGAGTGAAGTTGTTATTTCCATTAAACCTCTCGATGTCGTACTTGACACTCGAACCCTTTCCTGCCATCTTGATAGCTTGCCGAACCTCGGCTCGATACCAATtatcgaatatctaaattcgatcctatcaacgatgcaagaaagtaatggaaattcgcacaacacaagaatttacgtggttcggcagcggagatgttccgcctacctacgttcatggggagatgagatctgtttcactaataacgtagaaaagtgtacaaccgctctttctcacaccctctctattATAGAGACCTGTTTAGCCCTAaacatatatagcgaaaccctacatggcacaaattacaaaattgcccacatagcctaaaatatttaattttcccatagaaatccTTCTATAATCGAACATAAAACGCCTTTGGAGCTCGCTTGCCCCCGACTTGACGCTACGGGCGGCGGCCCCCTGGACCCCGCCGCTCACCGGGAGCGGGACCCCTCGTCGTAGGGGGCCTTTCAGAagcgcctcataatctcttcaataacagaatacaagacatcaacctcaataATCTAGAGTGTCGACTACGTGTTGGTCATATGTCGGGGAGTGTCGGAAAGTGTTGGAGTGTTGGAGAGTGTCCGACATGAGACGATAGAGAGGCCTCCGAAGAGTGTCTGTGTAACATAGCTTTTtgtctgtgttttttttttttatcagtttTATCTGGGtcattactttcttttttatgagagaaTTCAAATTGAGTGGATTATAATCTGAaagttaagagagagagagagagagagagaattcggttATGGACGTTGACAAGCTAAGCACCCATAAGCACGCGAAGAGCGAATAGCCAGACAAAATAGCTGGCCTCCTCGTCCTCTCCTCTGTTGCATTATAAGCACCACCCCACATTGaaatctcatcttttttttttttttcccaatcttcATGTTTCATTAGGACACCATCCATACTCGTCCGAACGGGGCGAGGGTTTCGAGCGATGGCTAGGTATCGTTTGTCCGAGGCCGTGCATGGGATGAAGGCCCCGCTGATGATGGTGGCCGTCCAGATCGCATTGGCCGGAGCCAACGTACTTAGCAAGCTCGCAGCAAGCGACGGGATGAACCTGATGCTCGCCGTCGCCTACAGCTTAACTATTGCAACGGGCGTCATGGGCCCTATAGCTTTCTTCTTAGAAAGGTTACACACATGCCCACACTCGTTCTGTTAAGCCAAATTTTCTGGTCGTTGTGATACCAATTGATTCTAATTTGTATGTGTATCTGATTTTGTGTTTCGACGTATAACAggaagaagaagccaaagatAACGTGGACGGTACTTGTGCAAGCCTTCTTTTGTGGCCTATTTGGGTAATCCTAGAACCCATGTTTCCATATACACGAGTAGAACTTTTACTTGGGCAAAATTTCTGGTCTTTTGTTGTTGACTAGGATTGAAATGAGTTGCAGGGCCTCAATGTTTCAGAATTTGTACCTAGCAAGCTTGTCATTGACATCGGCAACCTACGTCTCGGCCATGGCCAACCTCGTCCCGGCCGTAACCTTTGTCTTGGCTATTTCTTTTGGGTATATACAGGATTTCCCATGCAATAATTCAACAATTGTTCATCGAAGTGAAAATTGACAGAAACAAAATGTTCACCTAAGGAAACATTTTGGCCAGGCTCATTCCATGGATGACTTACATACGTGCGCACTTAACATGGTCGATTACGAAATCATTGTGAGGACACTTACCGTTCCTCGACATGTGGTTTTTCTTTCGTGTTCGATCTAAGTTTAGGTTGGAGAAGGCGAGGCTGAGGACGGTTGCAGGGAAGGCAAAAGCCGCGGGAACATTAATGGGGATTGGCGGGGCGATGCTGCTCACCTTCTACAAGGGCGTGGAAGTCAACCTCTGGTCAACGCACGTGAACCTATTGCACCATGCGGCGGCGACCCAGCAGCGCCCGGAGGGTTCGAGCAATCGCCTCCTTGGCTCGCTTTTGGCCGTGGCCAGCTGCTTCTGTTGCGCTTTGTGGTTTATCGTTCAGGTGGGAGtctttgccttttttcttttgacgtACGTCTTCACTGCCTGAGATCTCTCTAGCGTGATTCACCTCTTCTTTTCAAGGTTCGTCTTCATTATTGTGTATCGGATCCAAAGTAtcaaagtttttttcttttttttttatatggttCTATCCTGTCATATTATACTATACAAGTCACGCTATGTGCACTATGTACAGTGTACATATTGTGAAAACTTGCTCTCTCCTCATGCGTCTCCACCCCACTCTACCCGAAGGTGGGGATTTGAACCCTCCACCTCCCTCTTCCAAAATAGAAAGAGCGGTCACTGAAGCAATTCCCTAGTGATTAGATATCAAAGTTAATTGAGTGGTTAAGTGTGCTCGGTTAGGATGCGTGCTTTCTCTATTTAAAACCCGATATCTCTCACCCAAAGGGACCTCGTTCAGTTCTTTCTTCGAAATAATTAATAGTTGACATAgttgaaaaatgaggaaaaatattATGACGTGCATGTGGCTAATTGCGATTTGTCGAACAAGGCCAAGATGAGCGAGGGGTTCCCATACCATTACACGAGTACCATGTTGATGTGCTTCATGGGATCAATCCAAGCAGTGGCTTACGCATTGTGCAGAGAGAGGGATTGGAGCCAATGGAAGCTCGGATGGAACATCGGGCTCCTTACCGTATTATACTCGGTACGCCCACCAACAAACAACTCTTTGATGCTTCGTGTGATCCTTAAGAGCTTAATGTGGATTGTCGAATAGCCCTTGCATGAGTCGTGTTAGCTGACTGTGAACTTAAGCTGTTAAATgaaggcatggtttaatattttaattactctaacagtGACCCACAACGTCTCGGGCGGACACGGTTTTTGCTTGTGGGTGTTGGTAGGGGATCGTTGCTTCCGGGTTGTGCAATGTTTTGGTCGCATGGTGCGTACGGATGAGAGGACCGGTGTTTGTGTCGGTTTTTAATCCTTTGATGCTGGTGACCGTGGCCTTGGCAGGGTCCTTCCTTTTGGACGAAAAGTTGCACCTGGGAAGGTACATACACACACGGATATCTGATTGTTGCACAAGGAAGGCCTTCAATTACTATGTTAATACTgaaaaattcccccttttgttTTGATGGCAGCATCCTTGGGTCAGGGCTCATAGTGCTGGGTCTTTATGGGGTGCTGTGGGGCCAAAGAAAAGAGATGGAGGGTGTGGTGGATCAGTCAATGCTGCCGTCGAGCAGCCGCTCCGGTGAATCTCTACCCGGCGATAGCGATTCCGAGAGGATGAATCGTCATTGAGAGGAAATATCCCCGAGACGAACAAATATGTCATATTTTGCCCCATTGATCCCCTGCAATTCATTCAACCACAGTCAACAGAAAAAGACCAAGAAACTTCCCCATGCATAAACACCTCAGTTCTTCCACATATATCTAGTAAAA includes these proteins:
- the LOC115732710 gene encoding WAT1-related protein At1g68170-like; translation: MKAPLMMVAVQIALAGANVLSKLAASDGMNLMLAVAYSLTIATGVMGPIAFFLERKKKPKITWTVLVQAFFCGLFGASMFQNLYLASLSLTSATYVSAMANLVPAVTFVLAISFGLEKARLRTVAGKAKAAGTLMGIGGAMLLTFYKGVEVNLWSTHVNLLHHAAATQQRPEGSSNRLLGSLLAVASCFCCALWFIVQAKMSEGFPYHYTSTMLMCFMGSIQAVAYALCRERDWSQWKLGWNIGLLTVLYSGIVASGLCNVLVAWCVRMRGPVFVSVFNPLMLVTVALAGSFLLDEKLHLGSILGSGLIVLGLYGVLWGQRKEMEGVVDQSMLPSSSRSGESLPGDSDSERMNRH